The region CAGATCGGCGAACGTCTGCGGGATCTGCTTGACGATCTTTTGTTGCAGCGAGCCGCGGCCACCGAGCTTGGTGGCGACCCGGGCGCCGGTGCGAGCGATCTGCCAACCCGTGACTCCGACGCGGGCTGCCTCGACCGGCAAAGGGATCCGGTCCAGCTTGGCAACCTCGCGGTGCTGTGTCTGCTTGTTCCTCGAGGTGGTGCTCATAGAGTGCAGTGTCCCAAAAACACCCCGGCGGGGAAAAAAGCTGTGGACCAGTTCACACTGCCCCTTCGCGCCGAACTGGGGTTCCCGGCTGCGATCGAGGCCCGGATCACGACCGGGAATCTCAGTTCGGCGGCGGTCAGGCGAATGCGTCTTCGAGCTCCGACCGCGTGCGTACGGGGTCGGTGCCCGGCTGGTAGGTGGGCATTGTGTGCGGTGCCAGCGCCGGGTCGACACCGCCTTTCACCCGCGCCTTGGCCTGCTCGAACTCCGGCACGGGACCGGACGCGACACCGATGCCGTTGATGATCGACCACACCAGTGCGCGGCGCGCGGCGCGTTCGATGGGGTTGGGGTTGCTGTGCTGGATCAGGCCCATCGCCCACGACGGCATGGTGTCGCGCACCGCCCAGTTCAGCGCGCTCTGCGGCATCGGCAGGTTGGGGCCTGTGGCCATTGCGGCGCCGTAGGTGACCGCCAGCTTCGGCAGGTAGGACTTCAGGCAATCCAGCGTCTCGGCCTTGGTGGCGGGCAGGTCGGTGCCGCCGAGAGCGTGGCCGACGCGCACGAACTCGCCGTAGTAGCGATCGATTTTCTTGCCGCGCAAGGGGTTCGGATGGTAGAGCGCGTGCGCGGTGGCGATGCCCCACACCACCGTGGCGTAGTTCCAGCGCAGCCACTCCGGGTCGTCGGCGTCATAGCGTGCCCCGTCGGGACGGGTGCCCTTGATGGTGTGGTGCATCGAGCGCACCGCCAGGGCGAGCCGCTCGGCGGTCTCGGTCGATCCGTACGCGGTCCCGATGAAGAACGCGACCGAATGCCCGAGCCGCGCCGCCAGGCCCTTCGGGTCGAGCACGGGCATCGGGTCGTCCTTGGTCTCCGGCTTGACCAGTCGCGAGTGGTGGATGCCCATCCAGTAGATCGACGGGTCGAGACGCTCGAGGAACGCCGCGCACTGCAACCCGAAGATCAGCGACTGCATGTGGGAGTGAACGTGCCAGACCGCGCTGCCCGGCCCGAACCACCCCGGATCGCCGATCGGGGCGGCGAACTCCATGCCGCGGAAGAAGTGGCGGCGCACATCGTGGTCGAAGCGTTGATTCAGCAACTGTCCGACGATCTGGTGCGGCAGGTACATCGAGGCCTCCCGAGAGTGGTCACGGCTGTCACCAGAATAGCGTTTGGATACGGATGTGACCAGAAGCGAGCGCAACGGCATAGGCTGAGGCGGTGTCCAGTCCGACCAGGTGGGCCGGTGTCCCGCTGACCGACCGCCGCGCGGAGCGTCGCGGGCTGTTGATCGACGCCGCGTTCCGGTTGTTCGGAGACGGCGGCGAAGCGGCGCTGTCGGTGCGCTCCGTCTGCCGGGAGAGCGGACTGAACACCCGCTACTTCTACGAGAGTTTCTCCGGCACCGACGAACTCCTCGGTGCGGTGTACGACCGCGTCAGCGCCGAACTCGCGGCCGAGGTGTCCGGCGCGATGGCACATGCCGGCGACTCGCTGCGCACGCGGACACGGGCAGGGATGGCCGCGGTCCTGCACTTCAGCTCCGCCGACCCGCGGCGCGGCCGGATCCTGTTCACCGACGCGCGCGCCAATCCGGTGCTGACCGAGCGGCGCGCGGTGACGCAGGACCTGTTGCGCGAGGCGGTGCTCACCGAGGGCTGGCGGCTGCATCCCGACAGCAGCCCGATCGCCGCGATGGTCGGGGCTGCGATGTACACCGGTGCGATGGCCGAACTCGCGCAGCAGTGGCTGGCCGGACACCTCGGGGACGACCTCGACGTCGTGCTCGACTACGCGCTGGAGTTGGTGCTGCGCTGAGCGCCGGCCACCGGCTACGAGGCCGTCGCCGGCTTCCAGGGTGTCAGCCAGTCAGTCTCCGGCCAGCCCTCCCTCGCCGCGACGAGCTCGTACAGCGTTGCGCCGTCGATGCTCTCGCGGATGATGTCCCCGTGGCCGGCATGGCGGGCCAGCTCCTCGATCATGTGGAAGAACACCCAGCGCACCGACCATGCGGACGCGTCCTGGGGAAACCACGGCACGCCCTGCGGGATCGGGACTGCGGCACCGAGATCGGTCGTCTCGGCCAGCCGCAGAGTCTCGGCGTTCTGCTTGTCGAACTCGGCGAGGATCCCGGCGAGTGTCTCGTCGTCGCGCATGACGAACTCATCGGAGTAGTCGACGGCCCGGTCCTGCATCGGGCGCATGTCACTCTCACACCGATCCGGTGCGGCCGCCACCCGCGCCATCCAACTGCGCTGGCAGCCGGTGACGTGCTTGATCAGCCCGCCGACGGACAGCGCGCTGACCGACGGGGTCGAGCGCACCTGTTCGTCGGTGAGCCCGAACGCGATCGCGTGGAACGCCTGCTGCTGCGCGGTGAGGTACTCCGTGAGGCCCGCGCGCTCGTCGGCGATCGGTGGCGGCATGGCTGCCATGTCAGCTCTCCTTCTCGTGGGTGTGCACGTACAGGTCGCGGAGCAGGGCGATCTCGGCTCCGTGGTGGATCACTTCGCGGTTGATGTGCAGGATCAGGTCGGTCATCGGGTGCTCGGCCCAAGGACCCTCCGCCGCACCGATCGGGCGGGCGAGGTCGGCGTCGTCGAGCCCGCGAACGCCGTCGTTCCAGCGTCGGTAGGCGTCGTCGAGCTGGCGCAGCGCGGTGGCGGCGTCGGTGGCGTAGCGCCACGACTCGTAGTCGGCCGCCGGGCCGCCGAAATGCCAGTGCGCGCGCATGGCCAGCACGCCGACGATGACATGGGCGAGCCGCCACGCGATGGTGGTGAACGGTTCCGGCTGCGGCGGGGGATAGCTGAAGTCGACCCCGCCGCCGGGATGCACCGTCCAGGCTCCCGGCACGGGCGTCCAGAAGTACTCGTCGTCGGTCAGCCCGTCGAGCCGGGGACGCAGTTGGTGGGACCAATGCCAGTCGAGCTGGTCGACCAGTCGTAACGCCAGTTCGTTGCTCACGGCTCTCACCTTGTCACCGTTTGCGGACAGTTTCTGTCCTAGAACTGCGGCAGACTGTCGTCATGTCGGAGACCACCGGCCGGGTGCTGCAACTGCTCGGTCTGCTGCAGGGCCGCCGCGTCTGGACCGGCGAAGAGTTGGCGGACCGGCTCGGGGTGACGACGCGCAGCGTGCGCCGGGACATCGACCGGTTGCGCGAGCTCGGCTATCCGGTGCACGCCAGCCCGGGCCACGGTGGCGGCTACCAGCTGGGCGCTGGAGCGGCCCTGCCTCCGCTGCTGCTCGACCCCGACGAAGCCGTCGCCATGGCGGTCTGCCTGCGTGTCGCGGCCGGCGGCAGCGTCGCCGGGGTCGGGGAGTCGGCGCTGCGCGCCCTGTCCAAGCTCGACCAGGTCATGCCGGCGAAGCTGCGCTCCCAGGTCGGCGCGGTGCACGACACCACGGTGACGCTCGGCGCCGCCACCGACTCGCCGGTCGACCCCGACGTGCTCATGACGCTGGCCCGGGCCAGCCGCGACCGCGAACACGTCACCGCCGGCTATGTCGATGTCCGCGGCAATGTCTCCCAGCGGCGGCTCGAGCCCTACCAGTTGGTGACCACCGGGCGCCGGTGGTACCTGCTGTGTTTCGACCGGGACCGCTCCGACTGGCGCAGTCTGCGCCTGGACCGGATGTCGGAGGTGCGCGCGCTGGGCAGTACGTTCGTGGCGCGCGAGGCGCCCGATGCCGCCTCCTACGTTCGTCGCGCGATCAGTTCCTCTCCGTACCGCTATGTCGCCCGGGTGCGTTACTTCGCACCGGAACATGTTGTGGCGCGGACGTTTCCGGGTGCCTCTGCGGTCATCGAAGCCGACGGTCCCGACGCGTGCATCGTCACTGCGGGAGCCGACGATCCTGAGCGGATGGTGCCGTGGCTGGCCATGCCCGGGTGCGACTTCGAGGTGCTCGAGCCGTCGGAGGTCATCGACGCGGTGCGTGTCGTCGCCGACCGGATCGCCCGCGCCGCTCGGTAGTCTCTGTCAATGCCCATCGAGGTCGTGGCGGCGGAGGCGTCGGAGCTGTTCACCGGACCGCCGGACCGGCCCGCGCAGTTGGTCCGGGTGTCCTGGCGCGCTGCGTCGGCGGCGGCCCCGGTGTGCGTGGAGGGGCCGGGTCTGCACACCGTCGGCGAGATCGCCGCCGGCCCCGGCGATGGCGTCGTCGAGGTGCCGGTGCACGTCGCCGACCCGGTGACCGGGCAGGTGCGTTGCGCCACGGCGGTCGCCGGCGACAGTTCGGTCGAGTTCGACTTCGTCGTCGCCGAGCCGGGCTGGACGATGTACATGGTCAGCCACTTCCATTACGACCCCGTCTGGTGGAACACCCAGGCCGCCTACACCAGCCTGTGGACCGAGGACCCGCCCGGCCGGTGCCGGCAGACCAACGGTTTCGAGCTGGTCAGCGCACACCTCGAAATGGCCAGGCGGGAAGCGGAATACAAGTTCGTGCTCGCCGAGGTCGACTATCTCAAGCCGTACTGGGATACCCACCCCGAGAATCGCGCCGATCTGCGTCGGCTGATCGCCGAGGGCCGGGTCGAGATCATGGGCGGCACCTACAACGAACCCAACACCAACCTCACCGGACCCGAGACGGCCATTCGGAACTTCCTGCACGGCATGGGGTTTCAGCGCGATGTGCTTGGCGCGGAGCCGGCGACGGCGTGGCAGCTCGATGTGTTCGGTCACGACCCGCAGTTCCCCGGCATGGCCGCCGACGCGGGCCTGACGTCGAGCTCGTGGGCGCGGGGGCCGCACCACCAGTGGGGCCCGATGGCCGACGGCGGCGATCCCCGGCGCATGCAGTTCGCCAGCGAATTCGACTGGATGGCGCCCTCGGGACGTGCGCTGCTCACCCATTACATGCCCGGCCACTACGCCGCGGGCTGGTGGATGGACTCGGCGGCGACGCTGGCCGACGCCGAAGCCGCGACCTACCACCTCTTCACCGAGCTGAAGAAGGTCGCTCTCACCCGCAACGTGCTGCTGCCCGTCGGCACGGACTACACCCCGCCGAACAAGTGGGTCACCGAGATCCACCGCGACTGGAACTCCCGATACACCTGGCCGCGCTTCGTGTGTGCGCTGCCGAAGGAGTTCTTCGCGGCGGTGCGAGCCGAACTGCAGGACACCGGCAAGGCGGCGTCTGCCCAGACCCGTGACATGAACCCGATCTACACGGGCAAGGACGTGTCGTACATCGACACCAAACAGGCCAACCGCGCCGCGGAGAACGCCGTGCTGGCGGCCGAACGGTTCGCGGTCTTCGCCGCACTGCTGACCGGAGCCACCTATCCCGAGCCGGCGCTGGCGAAAGCCTGGGTGCAACTGGCCTACGGCGCGCACCACGACGCGATCACCGGGTCGGAATCCGACCAGGTGTATCTCGACCTGCTCACCGGCTGGCGCGACGCGTGGCAGCTCGGCTGCGGGATCCGCGACCGGGCACTGGGACTGCTGTCCAACGCGGTCGACGCCTCGGTGGTGGTGTGGAACCCGATGGCGCACAGTCGCTCCGACCTCGTCACCATGCGCCTCGACGAGCCGTTCGCCGGCCGGCTTCTCGACGGTGACGGCCACGAGGTGCCGGTACTGTCGGCGGACCACGGGCATCGCCTGACGTGGCTCGCCGCCGACGTGCCCTCGCTGGGCTGGCGCTCCTACCGACTGGTTCCCGGTCCGTCCGCCGCCTCCGGCTGGGAGCAGACGCCGGGCGACGAGATCGGCAACGAGCACTACCGGTTACGGGTCGACGCAGCCCGTGGTGGCGGCGTGGTGTCGCTGAGCCACGGCGACCGGCAACTCATCGCCGACGGACGGGTCGGCAACGAACTGGCGGTCTACGACGAGTATCCGGCCCACCCGGTCGGTGGCGAGGGGCCCTGGCATCTGCTGCCCAAGGGACCGGTCATCGCGTCGGCGCAGTTCGCTGCCACCTCGGTGCGCCGATTGCGCAGCGACGTCGGTGAGCGCCTGGTGGTCACCGGCGAGATACCGGGACTGCTGAAGTACACCCAGACCCTGACGCTGTGGCGGGGAGCGGACCGGCTCGACTGCCGAACCACCGTCGACGACTTCACTGGTGCCGACCGCCTGCTGCGGCTGCGGTGGCCGTGTCCGGTACCCGGTGCGGTGCCCGTCAGCGACGTCGGCAACGCGGTGATCGGCCGCGGGTTTGGGTTGCTGCACCAGCAGGGCCGGACCGAATCGGTCGACACCGCCGTGCATCCGTACACGCTGGACAACCCGGCGCACGGGTGGTTCGGCCTGTCGTCGACGGT is a window of Mycolicibacterium chubuense NBB4 DNA encoding:
- a CDS encoding DinB family protein; translated protein: MSNELALRLVDQLDWHWSHQLRPRLDGLTDDEYFWTPVPGAWTVHPGGGVDFSYPPPQPEPFTTIAWRLAHVIVGVLAMRAHWHFGGPAADYESWRYATDAATALRQLDDAYRRWNDGVRGLDDADLARPIGAAEGPWAEHPMTDLILHINREVIHHGAEIALLRDLYVHTHEKES
- a CDS encoding DinB family protein; the encoded protein is MAAMPPPIADERAGLTEYLTAQQQAFHAIAFGLTDEQVRSTPSVSALSVGGLIKHVTGCQRSWMARVAAAPDRCESDMRPMQDRAVDYSDEFVMRDDETLAGILAEFDKQNAETLRLAETTDLGAAVPIPQGVPWFPQDASAWSVRWVFFHMIEELARHAGHGDIIRESIDGATLYELVAAREGWPETDWLTPWKPATAS
- a CDS encoding TetR/AcrR family transcriptional regulator, with protein sequence MSSPTRWAGVPLTDRRAERRGLLIDAAFRLFGDGGEAALSVRSVCRESGLNTRYFYESFSGTDELLGAVYDRVSAELAAEVSGAMAHAGDSLRTRTRAGMAAVLHFSSADPRRGRILFTDARANPVLTERRAVTQDLLREAVLTEGWRLHPDSSPIAAMVGAAMYTGAMAELAQQWLAGHLGDDLDVVLDYALELVLR
- a CDS encoding helix-turn-helix transcriptional regulator; this encodes MSETTGRVLQLLGLLQGRRVWTGEELADRLGVTTRSVRRDIDRLRELGYPVHASPGHGGGYQLGAGAALPPLLLDPDEAVAMAVCLRVAAGGSVAGVGESALRALSKLDQVMPAKLRSQVGAVHDTTVTLGAATDSPVDPDVLMTLARASRDREHVTAGYVDVRGNVSQRRLEPYQLVTTGRRWYLLCFDRDRSDWRSLRLDRMSEVRALGSTFVAREAPDAASYVRRAISSSPYRYVARVRYFAPEHVVARTFPGASAVIEADGPDACIVTAGADDPERMVPWLAMPGCDFEVLEPSEVIDAVRVVADRIARAAR
- a CDS encoding oxygenase MpaB family protein, translating into MYLPHQIVGQLLNQRFDHDVRRHFFRGMEFAAPIGDPGWFGPGSAVWHVHSHMQSLIFGLQCAAFLERLDPSIYWMGIHHSRLVKPETKDDPMPVLDPKGLAARLGHSVAFFIGTAYGSTETAERLALAVRSMHHTIKGTRPDGARYDADDPEWLRWNYATVVWGIATAHALYHPNPLRGKKIDRYYGEFVRVGHALGGTDLPATKAETLDCLKSYLPKLAVTYGAAMATGPNLPMPQSALNWAVRDTMPSWAMGLIQHSNPNPIERAARRALVWSIINGIGVASGPVPEFEQAKARVKGGVDPALAPHTMPTYQPGTDPVRTRSELEDAFA
- a CDS encoding NEW3 domain-containing protein — protein: MEVVAAEASELFTGPPDRPAQLVRVSWRAASAAAPVCVEGPGLHTVGEIAAGPGDGVVEVPVHVADPVTGQVRCATAVAGDSSVEFDFVVAEPGWTMYMVSHFHYDPVWWNTQAAYTSLWTEDPPGRCRQTNGFELVSAHLEMARREAEYKFVLAEVDYLKPYWDTHPENRADLRRLIAEGRVEIMGGTYNEPNTNLTGPETAIRNFLHGMGFQRDVLGAEPATAWQLDVFGHDPQFPGMAADAGLTSSSWARGPHHQWGPMADGGDPRRMQFASEFDWMAPSGRALLTHYMPGHYAAGWWMDSAATLADAEAATYHLFTELKKVALTRNVLLPVGTDYTPPNKWVTEIHRDWNSRYTWPRFVCALPKEFFAAVRAELQDTGKAASAQTRDMNPIYTGKDVSYIDTKQANRAAENAVLAAERFAVFAALLTGATYPEPALAKAWVQLAYGAHHDAITGSESDQVYLDLLTGWRDAWQLGCGIRDRALGLLSNAVDASVVVWNPMAHSRSDLVTMRLDEPFAGRLLDGDGHEVPVLSADHGHRLTWLAADVPSLGWRSYRLVPGPSAASGWEQTPGDEIGNEHYRLRVDAARGGGVVSLSHGDRQLIADGRVGNELAVYDEYPAHPVGGEGPWHLLPKGPVIASAQFAATSVRRLRSDVGERLVVTGEIPGLLKYTQTLTLWRGADRLDCRTTVDDFTGADRLLRLRWPCPVPGAVPVSDVGNAVIGRGFGLLHQQGRTESVDTAVHPYTLDNPAHGWFGLSSTVRVRFRDGVRAISVAEVVTPPDADAVTAAAVRDLMATLARAGVTATCTSADAPRYGDLSVDSNLPDVRISIGGVRENTFTATVLGGNALSSRLWVAAAAPLRDVWVPGADLRDPRALPVLVVGADGDAAAAVAALIDDLDDAEIVVDQNAGQQAFEHRTVAVINRGSPGFAVDIDGTLHMSLQRSCTGWPSGTWIDPPRRTAPDGSNFALQHWTHTFDYALVAGDGDWRDIDMPTRSGEFNEPLLGVAAHHDATSGGLPAWGSLLEVEPARAVSLGALKAAGNPTATGSARHADPREGIIVRLVENLGRPGTVTIQSGLRNVSAPQRLDLTERPLDDGADTVELGGYEIATLRTTLNLPRVLDADQAALGPDAEPAQPLYARYWLHNRGPAPLGGLPAVAHLHPHRREIAAGETATLRLTAASDATDTAVHGRVRIVAPPGWDAEIDELPFVLPPREFLESVLDIRAPAGASPGWYPVRAELAASGAAIPAAWHQTVEDVCVLSLGEHDDALLRMAAGPQAIELAAGDRARLSVTVATDAYADLAVEAHLISPWGSWEWLGPNIIGGVLPARGSVELSFDVAPPVGTEPGRWWALVRVACAGELVYSPAVEVRVR